In Desulfovibrio desulfuricans DSM 642, a single window of DNA contains:
- a CDS encoding vWA domain-containing protein gives MHCMPMFRRCCLVALLVLGLGVCLAGTVSTSSAAPLLQQGKKTLFQRVVSHPGAALLAEPKADGAVVRKSVVPFTVMYVYDRKDAYLQVGASTAQPEGWMEAAKATDWNQSLTLLFTPRTGRDPVLFFKTETGLNELCAAPDMEKRLDALEAQAASLRQSNQPAPETMPILASEPTDAQGAVSEKRFYLMPILDMKDPFDGVKFLRVASIDPGNGKNKDGKNGPPKTGIALVIDTTISMKPYIDQSLNVVRQIYDKIEKDHMTDNVGFAVVAFRSSTKATPGLEYTTEVVSDFATAKDRKSLEEKLSKVQEAKVSSHDFNEDSLAGVYKAVEGLNWGDYSSRLILLITDAGPLKSGDKFASVAMGPSEVNDFARQKGIWITALHLKSPGGNANHAYAEQSYRALSKLSGNRSNYLVVSAPTPAKGAEQFAAITKTLATGMLDMVKNTAEGKIMTKPKDEKPQTASAEDQAANLAATLGYAMQLEYLGKTRENAAPSVVNSWIADMDLSQLAKSRQTPSVDVAVLLTKNQLNDLSAQLKAIIDNAERTKKTDARDFFQGVLSASTRMARDPNMPTQGKNLAELGVLSEFLDGLPYKSDVMLLREEDWYRMSVGEQTAFINRLKSRLARYEEYDRDRANWESFGQPNPGDWVYRVPLSMLP, from the coding sequence ATGCATTGCATGCCCATGTTTCGCCGTTGCTGCCTTGTAGCCCTGCTGGTGCTGGGCCTTGGCGTCTGCCTTGCTGGCACTGTTTCCACCTCTTCTGCCGCGCCCCTGTTGCAGCAGGGTAAAAAAACGCTGTTCCAGCGGGTGGTCAGCCATCCCGGCGCGGCTCTGCTGGCCGAGCCAAAGGCCGATGGCGCCGTGGTGCGCAAAAGCGTGGTGCCCTTTACGGTTATGTACGTCTATGACCGCAAGGACGCGTACCTTCAGGTTGGCGCTTCCACCGCGCAGCCCGAGGGCTGGATGGAAGCCGCCAAGGCTACGGACTGGAACCAGTCGCTTACCCTGCTGTTCACGCCCCGCACCGGGCGCGATCCTGTGCTGTTTTTCAAGACGGAAACTGGCCTGAACGAACTTTGCGCCGCTCCAGACATGGAAAAAAGGCTCGATGCCCTTGAAGCACAGGCCGCAAGCCTGCGTCAGAGCAACCAGCCCGCGCCGGAAACCATGCCCATCCTTGCCAGCGAACCGACGGACGCGCAGGGTGCAGTGTCTGAAAAGCGCTTTTATCTCATGCCCATACTGGACATGAAAGACCCCTTTGACGGCGTCAAGTTTCTGCGGGTAGCTTCCATTGACCCCGGCAACGGCAAAAACAAGGACGGCAAGAACGGCCCGCCCAAGACCGGCATTGCCCTTGTCATCGACACCACCATTTCCATGAAGCCCTATATCGACCAGAGCCTGAATGTGGTTCGGCAGATATACGACAAGATTGAAAAAGACCACATGACCGACAACGTGGGCTTTGCCGTTGTGGCCTTTCGCAGCAGCACCAAGGCTACGCCCGGGCTGGAATACACCACAGAGGTTGTGAGCGATTTTGCCACGGCAAAAGACCGCAAAAGCCTTGAAGAAAAGCTTTCAAAAGTGCAGGAAGCCAAGGTTTCCAGCCACGATTTCAACGAGGATTCGCTGGCTGGCGTGTACAAGGCCGTGGAAGGCCTGAACTGGGGCGACTATTCCTCGCGCCTTATCCTGCTGATCACCGATGCTGGCCCGCTCAAAAGCGGCGACAAGTTCGCCTCTGTTGCCATGGGCCCAAGCGAAGTCAACGATTTTGCCCGGCAAAAGGGCATCTGGATTACCGCCCTGCACCTCAAAAGCCCCGGCGGCAACGCCAACCACGCCTATGCGGAGCAGAGCTACCGCGCGCTGAGCAAGCTTTCGGGCAACCGCTCCAACTATCTGGTGGTGTCTGCGCCCACGCCTGCCAAGGGTGCGGAGCAGTTTGCCGCCATCACCAAGACTCTGGCAACTGGCATGCTCGATATGGTCAAGAACACCGCCGAAGGCAAGATCATGACCAAGCCCAAGGACGAAAAGCCCCAGACTGCCTCGGCGGAGGATCAGGCCGCCAATCTGGCAGCGACCCTCGGCTATGCCATGCAGCTTGAATACCTTGGCAAGACGCGTGAAAACGCCGCGCCTTCCGTGGTTAACTCCTGGATTGCAGACATGGATCTGAGCCAGCTTGCCAAAAGCAGGCAGACTCCCAGTGTTGACGTGGCCGTGCTGCTGACCAAGAACCAGCTCAACGATCTGAGCGCCCAGCTCAAGGCCATTATCGACAATGCCGAGCGCACCAAAAAGACTGACGCGCGCGACTTTTTCCAGGGTGTGCTTTCTGCTTCCACCCGCATGGCCCGCGACCCCAACATGCCCACACAGGGCAAGAATCTGGCCGAGCTTGGCGTGCTTTCCGAATTTCTGGACGGCCTGCCCTACAAGAGCGATGTCATGCTGCTGCGCGAGGAAGACTGGTACCGCATGAGCGTGGGCGAACAGACGGCCTTTATCAACCGCCTCAAATCCCGGCTTGCCCGGTATGAGGAATATGACCGCGACCGCGCCAACTGGGAAAGCTTCGGTCAGCCCAACCCCGGCGACTGGGTATATCGTGTGCCCCTGAGCATGCTGCCCTAG